Proteins encoded in a region of the Streptomyces sp. NBC_00513 genome:
- a CDS encoding MFS transporter, whose protein sequence is MPVVRDLRVLLRLRDFRNLLAVRLFSQAADGVYQVALATYVVFSPEKQTSPAAIASAMAVLLLPYSVIGPFAGVLLDRWRRRQVFLYGNLLRAFLACVTGVLIVAHVPDWLFYASALSVTAVNRFVLAGLAASLPRVVGPHQLVTANALSPTAGTLAATAGGGLAFLVRLLAVESNALVVLLGAAFYLCAALVSLRLAVDLLGPDQPPGRVHPSIAEGVALTVRGMAEGLRHLADRRDARMALTAMTMMRFCYGALLVMLLMLCRYSWSDNESDGLALLGIAIGVSGAGFFAAAIVTPWIVERLGNLGWITVCAATAALLVPALGLFFAVGPMLVAAFVLGLATQGAKISTDTVIQSQVDDEFRGRVFSVYDVLFNVAFVGAAAVASLMLPADGQSVTLILSVALLYGLTAALLRRQERRFT, encoded by the coding sequence ATGCCCGTCGTACGTGATCTGCGCGTACTCCTGCGCCTGAGGGATTTCCGCAACCTGCTCGCCGTACGGCTCTTCTCCCAGGCCGCGGACGGGGTGTACCAGGTCGCACTCGCCACCTACGTGGTGTTCTCCCCGGAGAAGCAGACCTCGCCCGCGGCCATCGCCTCGGCCATGGCCGTGCTTCTGCTGCCCTACTCGGTGATCGGCCCCTTCGCCGGGGTGCTGCTGGACCGTTGGCGGCGACGTCAGGTCTTCCTCTACGGCAACCTGCTGCGGGCCTTCCTCGCCTGCGTCACCGGCGTGCTGATCGTCGCGCACGTCCCCGACTGGCTGTTCTACGCCTCGGCGCTGTCGGTCACCGCCGTCAACCGCTTCGTCCTGGCCGGACTCGCCGCCTCCCTGCCACGGGTCGTCGGCCCCCACCAACTGGTCACCGCGAACGCCCTCTCGCCCACCGCCGGAACCCTCGCGGCGACCGCCGGCGGCGGCCTGGCCTTCCTCGTACGGCTGCTGGCCGTCGAGTCGAACGCCCTCGTGGTGCTCCTCGGCGCCGCGTTCTACCTCTGCGCCGCGCTCGTCTCCCTGCGGCTGGCCGTCGATCTCCTCGGCCCCGACCAGCCTCCCGGGCGGGTCCACCCGTCCATCGCCGAGGGGGTGGCCCTCACGGTGCGGGGCATGGCCGAAGGCCTGCGTCATCTCGCCGACCGCCGGGACGCACGCATGGCACTCACCGCGATGACCATGATGCGCTTCTGCTACGGCGCACTCCTGGTGATGCTGCTCATGCTCTGCCGCTACTCCTGGTCGGACAACGAGTCCGACGGGCTGGCCCTCCTGGGAATCGCGATCGGGGTCTCCGGCGCCGGGTTCTTCGCGGCCGCCATCGTCACGCCGTGGATCGTCGAGCGTCTGGGCAACCTGGGCTGGATCACCGTCTGCGCCGCGACGGCGGCACTGCTCGTCCCGGCACTCGGCCTGTTCTTCGCCGTCGGACCGATGCTCGTCGCGGCCTTCGTCCTGGGGCTCGCCACCCAGGGCGCCAAGATCTCCACCGACACCGTGATCCAGTCCCAGGTGGACGACGAGTTCCGCGGTCGGGTGTTCTCCGTCTACGACGTGCTCTTCAACGTCGCTTTCGTCGGCGCGGCCGCCGTGGCCTCGCTCATGCTTCCCGCAGACGGGCAGTCCGTCACCCTGATCCTGAGCGTGGCTCTCCTCTACGGGCTCACCGCGGCGCTGCTGCGACGCCAGGAGCGACGTTTCACGTGA
- a CDS encoding inositol-3-phosphate synthase — MGSVRVAIVGVGNCAASLVQGVEYYKDADPAAKVPGLMHVQFGDYHVRDIEFVAAFDVDAKKVGLDLSDAIGASENNTIKICDVPNAGVTVQRGHTLDGLGKYYRMTIEESAETPVDVVQVLKDREVDVLICYLPVGSEAAAKFYAQCAIDAKVAFVNALPVFIAGTKEWADKFTEAGVPIVGDDIKSQVGATITHRVMAKLFEDRGVRLERTMQLNVGGNMDFKNMLERDRLESKKISKTQAVTSQIPDRDLGENNVHIGPSDYVAWLDDRKWAYVRLEGRAFGDVPLNLEYKLEVWDSPNSAGVIIDALRAAKIAKDRGIGGPILSASSYFMKSPPVQYFDDEAYANVEKFIKGEVER, encoded by the coding sequence ATGGGTTCGGTTCGCGTAGCCATCGTCGGCGTAGGCAACTGCGCCGCCTCGCTGGTGCAGGGCGTCGAGTACTACAAGGACGCCGACCCGGCGGCCAAGGTCCCCGGTCTGATGCACGTCCAGTTCGGCGACTACCACGTGCGTGACATCGAGTTCGTCGCCGCGTTCGACGTCGACGCGAAGAAGGTCGGCCTCGACCTCTCGGACGCCATCGGCGCCAGCGAGAACAACACCATCAAGATCTGCGACGTCCCGAACGCGGGCGTGACCGTGCAGCGCGGCCACACCCTGGACGGCCTGGGCAAGTACTACCGCATGACGATCGAGGAGTCCGCCGAGACTCCGGTCGACGTGGTCCAGGTCCTCAAGGACCGCGAGGTCGACGTCCTGATCTGCTACCTCCCCGTCGGCTCCGAGGCGGCGGCGAAGTTCTACGCGCAGTGCGCCATCGACGCGAAGGTCGCCTTCGTCAACGCCCTTCCGGTCTTCATCGCCGGCACCAAGGAGTGGGCGGACAAGTTCACCGAGGCCGGCGTCCCGATCGTCGGCGACGACATCAAGTCGCAGGTCGGCGCGACCATCACGCACCGCGTGATGGCGAAGCTGTTCGAGGACCGCGGTGTCCGTCTTGAGCGCACCATGCAGCTCAACGTCGGCGGCAACATGGACTTCAAGAACATGCTGGAGCGTGACCGCCTCGAATCGAAGAAGATCTCGAAGACGCAGGCCGTCACCTCGCAGATCCCGGACCGCGACCTGGGCGAGAACAACGTCCACATCGGCCCGTCCGACTACGTCGCCTGGCTCGACGACCGCAAGTGGGCCTACGTCCGCCTCGAAGGCCGCGCCTTCGGCGATGTTCCGCTGAACCTCGAGTACAAGCTCGAGGTGTGGGACTCCCCGAACTCCGCCGGTGTCATCATCGACGCCCTGCGCGCGGCGAAGATCGCCAAGGACCGGGGCATCGGTGGCCCGATCCTGTCGGCTTCGAGCTACTTCATGAAGTCCCCGCCGGTGCAGTACTTCGACGACGAGGCCTACGCGAACGTCGAGAAGTTCATCAAGGGCGAGGTCGAGCGCTAA
- a CDS encoding PadR family transcriptional regulator, producing MSRRSGILEFAVLGLLRESPMHGYELRKRLNTSLGVFRAFSYGTLYPCLKTLVANGWLIEEPGNAPEDALAASLAGRRAKIVYRLTAAGKEHFEELLSHTGPDTWEDESFAARFAFFGQTEREVRMRVLEGRRSRLEERLEKMRASLVRTRERLDDYTLELQRHGMESVEREVRWLNELIESERAGRDQRRPGPSDETAK from the coding sequence ATGAGCAGGCGCTCAGGCATCCTCGAATTCGCCGTCCTCGGCCTGCTTCGCGAATCCCCCATGCACGGCTACGAGCTCCGCAAGCGGCTCAACACCTCGCTGGGGGTGTTCAGGGCGTTCAGCTACGGAACCCTGTACCCCTGCCTCAAGACGCTCGTCGCCAACGGCTGGTTGATCGAAGAACCGGGCAACGCCCCGGAAGACGCTCTCGCCGCTTCACTCGCAGGGCGCCGCGCCAAGATCGTCTACCGGTTGACGGCAGCAGGTAAGGAGCACTTCGAAGAGCTCCTCTCCCACACCGGCCCGGACACCTGGGAGGACGAGTCCTTCGCCGCCCGTTTCGCCTTCTTCGGTCAAACCGAACGAGAAGTGCGCATGCGGGTGCTGGAGGGTCGCCGCAGCCGGCTGGAAGAGCGTCTGGAGAAGATGCGCGCCTCGCTCGTCCGTACGCGGGAGCGGCTCGACGACTACACGCTTGAGCTGCAGCGCCACGGCATGGAATCCGTGGAGCGCGAAGTGCGCTGGCTGAACGAGCTCATCGAGAGCGAGCGGGCGGGACGGGATCAGAGACGACCCGGTCCGTCCGACGAAACTGCAAAATGA
- a CDS encoding transglycosylase domain-containing protein, producing MSEHRRKPPQQAQGGGRAASRRPAPQRSGRGAGAGHDARAASPSASYGEQSPSGGRVESRRAAQRGSAGRGRDGAQSGRSGTGASRPNRRLVNYPRSDRDGWKRFVPSWKLVSGTTLGFLAVIIAGAGIGIAMVSTPDANKAAQAQNNVFYWADGSQMVATGGSMNRQIVQIDEIPLSMRNAVIAAENESFETDKGVDPMGIARAVVNMAKGGSTQGGSTITQQYVKNNFLDSEQTLKRKVTELFISIRLGLTAPKDEVLAGYLNTAYYGRDAYGIQAASRAYFGKDCKNLTPSESAFLASVLKGPNLYNPDGGLGTAATPELNEQRARQRWAWVLDREVVVGRMDQAERAKYTEFPARVESEQARGLSGQTGYLVETAKQYMMRKLHISADKMALGGYQIRTTFDKARVEALSKAVDATRKDFLDEKRRPDTDTHVQFGAASVDPKSGAIVALYGGPGMDKKHFTNNADTQGVPVGSTWKPYVLAAAMEYGTQNSDGEGISVDSKYMADDLTVITNRAGKPLLGKNRQPFRQKNESTTPYGYVTLNKAMESSINVPFAQLVFDVGHDKVREVAKSTGILEDSMDPNDNASFALGTSTPSAIRMADSYATFAASGTHHEPFSVTSVKKDGVELPGFEAPKPQRAMDNAIADNITKVLENVVQNGTAIKAKKLERPAAGKTGTTDKNKSAWFVGYTPELSTAVTLFRSDPNAKGQSLQSMNGVGGIDSIHGGDIPTVIWTEYMREALKGAPIKEFPEPDEIGVIAHASGAPSPTPSAPSVPPSPSPSPSSPSSSPPKVSPSPSKTEDKPKCRPWQVCEKDPDGGTTSGNDVGGLIGGGNGGNGADGGGNGGDAGAGGAADGGAGGDPSPPTSGKPGRPGGGSWGTTAGVGG from the coding sequence ATGAGCGAGCATCGCCGTAAACCGCCGCAGCAAGCCCAGGGCGGCGGCCGCGCCGCGTCCCGCCGGCCCGCGCCGCAGCGCTCTGGCCGCGGCGCCGGGGCGGGGCATGACGCCCGCGCGGCGTCTCCCAGTGCTTCGTACGGAGAGCAGTCCCCCTCCGGCGGTCGGGTCGAGTCCCGAAGAGCCGCCCAGAGAGGTTCGGCCGGTCGGGGTCGAGACGGGGCCCAGTCGGGCAGATCCGGAACCGGAGCGAGCCGCCCGAACCGCCGGCTCGTCAACTACCCCCGCTCCGACAGGGACGGGTGGAAACGGTTCGTTCCGTCCTGGAAGCTCGTGAGCGGCACCACGCTGGGCTTCCTCGCGGTGATCATCGCGGGTGCCGGCATCGGTATCGCCATGGTGAGCACGCCCGACGCCAACAAGGCGGCCCAGGCGCAGAACAACGTCTTCTACTGGGCCGACGGCAGTCAGATGGTCGCGACCGGTGGTTCCATGAACCGCCAGATCGTGCAGATCGACGAGATCCCGCTCTCGATGCGCAACGCGGTCATCGCCGCGGAGAACGAGTCCTTCGAGACGGACAAGGGCGTCGACCCGATGGGCATCGCCCGTGCCGTGGTGAACATGGCCAAGGGCGGCTCCACCCAGGGTGGCTCGACGATCACGCAGCAGTACGTGAAGAACAACTTCCTGGACTCCGAGCAGACGCTCAAGCGCAAGGTGACCGAGCTCTTCATCTCGATAAGGCTCGGTCTCACCGCGCCGAAGGACGAGGTGCTCGCCGGTTACCTCAACACCGCCTACTACGGCCGCGACGCCTACGGCATCCAGGCCGCCTCACGCGCCTACTTCGGCAAGGACTGCAAGAACCTGACCCCCTCGGAGAGCGCCTTCCTGGCGTCCGTGCTCAAGGGGCCGAACCTGTACAACCCCGACGGCGGCCTCGGCACGGCGGCCACCCCCGAGCTGAACGAGCAGCGGGCCCGTCAGCGCTGGGCCTGGGTGCTCGACCGCGAGGTCGTGGTCGGTCGGATGGACCAGGCCGAGCGCGCCAAGTACACGGAGTTCCCCGCACGCGTCGAGTCGGAGCAGGCGCGCGGGCTGTCGGGCCAGACCGGCTACCTGGTCGAGACGGCCAAGCAGTACATGATGAGGAAGCTGCACATCAGCGCGGACAAGATGGCGCTGGGCGGCTACCAGATCCGCACCACCTTCGACAAGGCGAGGGTCGAGGCCCTGTCCAAGGCCGTCGACGCGACCCGCAAGGACTTCCTCGACGAGAAGCGCCGGCCCGACACCGACACCCACGTCCAGTTCGGCGCCGCGTCGGTGGACCCGAAGTCCGGGGCGATCGTGGCCCTGTACGGCGGGCCCGGCATGGACAAGAAGCACTTCACCAACAACGCCGACACCCAGGGCGTCCCGGTCGGCTCGACGTGGAAGCCGTACGTGCTGGCGGCCGCGATGGAGTACGGCACCCAGAACTCCGACGGCGAGGGGATCTCGGTCGACAGCAAGTACATGGCCGACGACCTCACTGTGATCACCAACCGTGCGGGCAAGCCCCTGCTCGGCAAGAACCGTCAGCCGTTCAGGCAGAAGAACGAGAGCACCACGCCCTACGGGTACGTGACCCTCAACAAGGCGATGGAAAGCTCCATCAACGTCCCGTTCGCCCAGCTCGTCTTCGACGTCGGCCACGACAAGGTCCGCGAGGTGGCCAAGTCCACCGGCATCCTCGAAGACTCGATGGACCCGAACGACAACGCCTCGTTCGCGCTGGGAACCTCGACCCCGAGCGCGATCCGGATGGCCGACTCGTACGCCACCTTCGCCGCCTCGGGCACGCATCACGAGCCGTTCTCCGTGACCAGCGTGAAGAAGGACGGGGTGGAGCTGCCCGGCTTCGAGGCTCCCAAGCCGCAGCGGGCCATGGACAACGCCATCGCGGACAACATCACCAAGGTCCTGGAGAACGTCGTCCAGAACGGCACCGCGATCAAGGCCAAGAAGCTGGAGCGGCCCGCCGCGGGCAAGACCGGTACCACCGACAAGAACAAGTCGGCCTGGTTCGTCGGCTACACCCCGGAACTGTCCACGGCCGTCACCCTGTTCCGCAGCGACCCCAACGCCAAGGGGCAGTCGCTGCAGTCCATGAACGGTGTCGGAGGCATCGACTCCATCCACGGTGGTGACATCCCGACCGTGATCTGGACCGAGTACATGCGCGAGGCCCTCAAGGGGGCGCCGATCAAGGAGTTCCCGGAGCCGGACGAGATCGGCGTGATCGCCCACGCCTCCGGCGCGCCGAGCCCCACGCCTTCGGCGCCCTCGGTACCGCCCTCCCCCTCGCCCTCGCCCTCCTCCCCGTCGAGCTCCCCGCCGAAGGTGTCCCCGTCCCCCTCCAAGACCGAGGACAAGCCGAAGTGCCGGCCCTGGCAGGTGTGTGAGAAGGACCCCGACGGCGGTACCACCAGCGGCAACGACGTCGGTGGCCTGATCGGCGGCGGCAACGGTGGGAACGGAGCCGACGGCGGCGGCAACGGAGGTGACGCGGGAGCCGGCGGCGCGGCCGACGGCGGGGCGGGCGGAGACCCGTCACCGCCCACCTCGGGTAAACCGGGCCGCCCGGGAGGCGGCAGCTGGGGCACCACCGCCGGTGTCGGCGGCTGA